In Microbulbifer sp. GL-2, the following are encoded in one genomic region:
- a CDS encoding uracil-DNA glycosylase family protein, which translates to MVAKKLPALLEEIRACRLCEEHLPLGPNPVLHASESARLLIVGQAPGTKVHATSIPWNDPSGDRLRDWLSVERETFYNQSLIAIIPMGFCYPGRGKGGDLPPRPECAATWHKSLLEQLPNLQLTLLVGQYAQRHYLPHWYGSITENVRHYRDALPARYFPLPHPSPRNTLWLRRRPWFEEEVVPELRRQVQKILKV; encoded by the coding sequence GTGGTGGCTAAGAAGTTGCCGGCACTGCTGGAGGAAATACGTGCTTGTCGCCTATGTGAGGAGCACCTGCCCCTGGGGCCCAATCCGGTCCTTCACGCGTCGGAGTCCGCGCGTCTACTAATTGTCGGCCAAGCACCGGGTACTAAAGTCCATGCAACCAGTATCCCTTGGAATGATCCTTCTGGAGATCGGCTTCGCGACTGGCTGTCTGTTGAAAGGGAAACTTTCTACAATCAATCCCTGATCGCTATTATCCCTATGGGTTTCTGTTATCCAGGCCGTGGAAAGGGGGGTGACCTGCCGCCGCGCCCTGAATGTGCTGCCACCTGGCACAAAAGCCTGTTGGAGCAGCTTCCCAACTTGCAACTTACCCTGTTAGTGGGACAATACGCCCAGCGCCACTACCTGCCGCATTGGTATGGCAGTATTACAGAGAATGTGCGCCACTACCGTGATGCCCTGCCGGCCCGCTACTTCCCTCTGCCACACCCCAGCCCACGCAACACTTTATGGTTGCGCCGTAGGCCCTGGTTTGAGGAAGAGGTGGTGCCGGAACTGCGAAGACAAGTACAGAAAATACTCAAGGTTTAA